The following proteins are encoded in a genomic region of Pseudomonas saponiphila:
- a CDS encoding LysR family transcriptional regulator produces the protein MALNMLGELEAFATVARKRSFVAAARTLGRSPSALTRAVQALEESVGLKLFNRSSNAVSLTEAGECLLPHAYKMLDLQREVDEDLAGLGGLASGWIRFSAPELLGNGVLPRLIAQYCERYPDVNIDVIFTDEIIDPAKSKLDFSIRGAFPQSSDLIGFALWSYSRHLYASPGYLERYGMPDSIEALESHSLILHTAPRILKEWNFRSETQAISFRVHPKFRFSSGLAVFQAALAGVGIARLADWMAEPEVQAGRLMRVCPEYKLTSSSGESPQMHAVYPAGNLPLRVKALMEMIRDLGESLECKRGAALI, from the coding sequence GTGGCATTGAATATGTTGGGGGAGCTGGAAGCCTTCGCGACCGTGGCTCGCAAGCGCAGTTTCGTCGCCGCGGCACGCACTCTGGGGCGTTCTCCCAGTGCGCTGACCCGTGCCGTTCAAGCCCTGGAGGAAAGTGTGGGGCTCAAGTTGTTCAATCGCTCGTCCAACGCCGTGAGCCTGACCGAAGCGGGTGAGTGCTTGTTGCCCCACGCGTACAAGATGCTCGATCTGCAACGCGAGGTGGATGAGGACCTGGCCGGTCTCGGTGGCCTGGCCTCCGGCTGGATTCGTTTTTCTGCCCCCGAGCTTCTCGGAAACGGGGTATTGCCGCGATTGATCGCGCAATACTGCGAGCGTTATCCAGACGTCAACATCGATGTGATTTTCACCGATGAGATCATCGACCCGGCCAAGAGCAAGCTGGATTTCTCGATTCGCGGTGCGTTTCCACAATCCAGCGACTTGATCGGCTTTGCGCTCTGGAGTTACTCACGTCATCTGTATGCCAGCCCCGGCTACCTGGAGCGCTACGGCATGCCCGACTCTATCGAGGCACTGGAGTCGCACTCGCTGATCCTGCATACGGCGCCGCGGATTCTCAAGGAGTGGAATTTTCGCAGTGAGACGCAGGCCATCAGCTTTCGGGTTCATCCAAAATTTCGTTTCAGTTCCGGCCTGGCGGTATTTCAGGCAGCCCTGGCGGGCGTCGGGATCGCTCGCTTGGCGGATTGGATGGCGGAGCCCGAAGTGCAAGCGGGGCGCCTGATGCGGGTTTGTCCTGAGTACAAGCTGACCTCCAGCAGCGGTGAGAGCCCTCAGATGCACGCGGTGTACCCGGCCGGAAACTTGCCGCTGCGGGTGAAGGCGTTGATGGAGATGATCCGCGACTTGGGTGAAAGCCTCGAATGTAAACGCGGCGCAGCACTGATATGA
- the istB gene encoding IS21-like element IS1474 family helper ATPase IstB, with protein sequence MMPQHTLNQLHQLRLDGMARALEEQWTLPASHSLSFDERLGLLLDRELAWRDNQRLVRLRKKAKLKYANACLEDLDRRTGRALDERLIATLASGDWIRQQHNLLLTGPTGAGKTWLACALGNQACRQGYSTLYLRTPRLLEQLRIAHGDGSFGRTLQQLAKVDVLVLDDWALAPLEEGARHDLLEVIDDRAGSRSTILTSQLPIEHWHGWINDPTLADAILDRLVHNAYRLTMKGESLRRKKAEEQAAS encoded by the coding sequence ATGATGCCGCAACACACCCTGAATCAACTGCACCAGCTACGCCTGGACGGCATGGCCCGCGCCCTGGAAGAGCAATGGACGCTGCCGGCCAGCCACAGCCTGAGCTTCGATGAACGCCTCGGCCTACTGCTCGACCGCGAACTGGCCTGGCGTGACAACCAGCGCCTGGTACGGCTGCGCAAGAAGGCCAAGCTCAAGTACGCCAACGCCTGCCTGGAAGATCTCGACCGCCGCACCGGACGCGCCCTGGACGAGCGTCTGATCGCCACCCTGGCCAGTGGCGACTGGATCCGCCAGCAGCACAACCTGCTGCTGACCGGCCCGACCGGTGCCGGCAAAACCTGGCTGGCCTGCGCCCTGGGCAACCAGGCCTGCCGCCAGGGCTATAGCACCCTGTACCTGCGCACCCCGCGCCTGCTGGAACAACTGCGCATCGCTCATGGCGACGGCAGCTTCGGCCGTACCCTGCAACAGCTGGCAAAGGTCGACGTCCTGGTGCTGGACGACTGGGCGCTAGCCCCGCTGGAGGAAGGAGCCCGGCATGACCTGCTGGAGGTGATCGACGACCGCGCTGGCAGCCGCTCCACCATCCTGACGAGCCAACTGCCCATCGAGCACTGGCACGGCTGGATCAACGACCCGACCCTGGCCGATGCCATCCTCGACCGCCTGGTGCACAACGCCTACCGACTGACGATGAAAGGCGAGTCGCTGCGCCGAAAAAAAGCCGAGGAACAAGCCGCATCGTGA
- the istA gene encoding IS21 family transposase, translated as MAAPRVAMRNIKECLRLKFEAGLSHEKIARALQLSKGVVSKYIAAARVAGLDWPALVAMDEAALAAALFAPTSTNKPRGERVLPDVLSIHRELRRKGVTLQLLWEEYLAAHAGQPTYRYTQFVEHYRRYAQTLKRSMRQLHRAGEKLFIDYAGPTLPVVDPATGEVRRAHIFVAALGASNYTYACATPGETQVDWLTSLGQALTYFGGVPEMVVPDNPRALVAQPDRYEPGLNRATLECARHYQTVILPARPRKPQDKAKAEVAVQVVERWIMARLRHRQFFSLHALNQAIAELLEDLNRRPFKRLDGCRRDWFERLDRPALRALPVHPYEVATFKRCKVSIDYHIEVNGSFYSVPSALARQNVDVRLTAHTLEVLHGNRRVASHLLLGRRGAYSTQREHMPAAHQAHREWTPQRLLDWGARIGPYTRQLIDHQLTHKPHPEMGYRACLGLLSLARRYGNARLEAAAERAVHLRAFTGRSVRNLLQQGLDQQPLPQRAAETTLPGDHENVRGADYYQPPQQELFDDAATHPESTAPATPGRHGPRPGRAMDAAGQPQPELR; from the coding sequence ATGGCGGCGCCGCGAGTAGCCATGCGAAACATCAAAGAATGTCTGCGCCTCAAGTTTGAGGCCGGCTTGTCCCACGAGAAGATTGCCCGTGCCTTGCAGCTGTCCAAGGGCGTGGTTAGCAAGTACATCGCGGCGGCGCGGGTGGCCGGGCTGGACTGGCCGGCGCTGGTGGCCATGGACGAGGCCGCGCTGGCGGCCGCCTTGTTTGCACCGACGTCGACGAACAAGCCGCGCGGTGAGCGAGTGCTGCCCGATGTGCTGAGCATCCACCGCGAGTTGCGACGCAAGGGCGTGACCTTGCAGCTGCTGTGGGAGGAATATCTCGCCGCGCATGCGGGCCAGCCGACCTACCGCTACACCCAGTTCGTCGAGCACTACCGGCGCTACGCCCAGACGCTCAAACGTTCGATGCGTCAGCTGCACCGTGCGGGCGAGAAGCTATTCATCGACTATGCCGGGCCGACGCTGCCGGTGGTCGACCCGGCCACCGGCGAAGTGCGCCGGGCGCACATCTTCGTCGCCGCCCTGGGCGCCTCGAATTACACCTATGCCTGCGCGACGCCAGGCGAAACCCAGGTGGACTGGCTGACCTCGCTGGGCCAGGCTCTGACCTACTTTGGCGGCGTGCCGGAAATGGTTGTGCCGGACAATCCGCGCGCCCTGGTCGCCCAGCCGGATCGCTACGAGCCGGGCCTGAACCGGGCCACGCTGGAGTGCGCGCGTCATTACCAGACGGTGATCCTGCCGGCACGGCCACGCAAGCCTCAGGACAAGGCCAAGGCCGAGGTGGCGGTGCAGGTGGTCGAGCGCTGGATCATGGCGCGGCTGCGCCATCGGCAGTTCTTCAGCCTGCATGCGCTTAACCAGGCCATCGCCGAGCTGCTGGAGGATCTGAATCGGCGCCCGTTCAAGCGGCTCGATGGCTGCCGGCGCGACTGGTTCGAGCGCCTGGATCGCCCGGCCTTGCGAGCGCTGCCGGTGCATCCCTACGAGGTCGCCACCTTCAAGCGCTGCAAGGTCAGCATCGACTACCACATCGAGGTCAATGGCAGCTTCTACAGCGTGCCCTCCGCCCTGGCCCGGCAGAACGTGGACGTGCGACTGACGGCACACACCCTGGAAGTGCTGCATGGCAACCGGCGGGTGGCCAGCCACCTGCTGCTGGGGCGACGCGGCGCTTACAGTACCCAGCGCGAGCACATGCCCGCGGCGCACCAGGCGCATCGCGAATGGACGCCACAACGCCTGCTCGACTGGGGCGCGCGGATCGGCCCCTACACGCGCCAACTGATCGATCACCAACTGACCCACAAGCCGCACCCGGAGATGGGCTACCGCGCCTGCCTCGGCCTGCTCTCGCTGGCCCGGCGCTATGGCAATGCACGCCTGGAAGCCGCTGCCGAACGTGCCGTACACCTGCGCGCCTTCACCGGGCGCAGCGTGCGCAACCTGCTCCAGCAAGGCCTGGATCAACAGCCGCTGCCCCAGCGTGCCGCCGAAACGACCTTACCCGGCGACCACGAGAACGTCCGTGGCGCCGACTACTACCAACCCCCGCAACAGGAGCTGTTCGATGATGCCGCAACACACCCTGAATCAACTGCACCAGCTACGCCTGGACGGCATGGCCCGCGCCCTGGAAGAGCAATGGACGCTGCCGGCCAGCCACAGCCTGAGCTTCGATGA